A window of the Streptomyces albireticuli genome harbors these coding sequences:
- a CDS encoding DUF6190 family protein: MPGDTRTAPSGAAAGAGAAYADAALFMGMNSADDKVRIACKAFFAERLGGRVRMSWEQVGRCDDLVWRFPREAQDAYYPFMDNLHTDMRIERRAYEPADLRHGLGTAAWADLPTHERLLLGMVHGSGGVLYSVSPRLSGRDDLPVRVPAPPGTEPLFPEPLERLYQASLALRLPTEAL, from the coding sequence ATGCCCGGTGACACCCGCACCGCGCCCTCCGGCGCGGCCGCCGGGGCCGGTGCCGCCTACGCCGACGCCGCGCTGTTCATGGGCATGAACAGCGCGGACGACAAGGTGCGCATCGCCTGCAAGGCCTTCTTCGCCGAGCGCCTCGGCGGCCGGGTACGGATGAGCTGGGAGCAGGTAGGCCGCTGCGACGACCTGGTCTGGCGCTTTCCCCGGGAGGCGCAGGACGCCTACTACCCGTTCATGGACAACCTGCATACCGACATGCGGATCGAACGCCGGGCCTACGAGCCGGCCGACCTGCGCCACGGGCTGGGCACGGCCGCCTGGGCCGATCTGCCCACGCACGAGCGGCTGTTGCTGGGCATGGTGCACGGCAGCGGCGGCGTCCTCTACTCGGTCAGTCCCCGGCTGAGCGGCCGCGACGACCTGCCGGTACGCGTGCCCGCGCCGCCCGGCACCGAGCCCCTCTTCCCGGAGCCCCTCGAACGGCTCTACCAGGCCTCGCTGGCCCTGCGGTTGCCCACCGAGGCGCTGTGA
- a CDS encoding pyridoxal phosphate-dependent aminotransferase, whose protein sequence is MTPHGTTAGPGTAQGSGLLPDLTQHEIQALRTRFNLADAHTHQRQSAAQRGIVERLPELWYEAENGLQATYEQRFTEAFFRLHRQPTALAKDKTMLSYAASISTMVAGMFLKKQRMDVTLIEPCFDNLYDVLRNMDVPLYPIDEAVLHDPDSLYERLRRQVRTDALFLVDPNNPTGFSLLKHGRKGFEEVVRFCKDHDKLLLIDFCFAAFTLFDPEVARFDVYELLESSGVRYLAIEDTGKTWPVQDAKCAMITASDDIREEVYNLHTSVLLNVSPFVLNMLTQYVEDSTRDELASVRQVLDENRDVARKALDGSILRYEEPAVKVSVAWFRIDHPELRASELQRLLSAEGVYVLPGRYFFWSQPGKGEAYVRLALAREPELFAEAMVRTREVLDRHAR, encoded by the coding sequence ATGACACCGCACGGCACCACGGCCGGCCCTGGCACCGCCCAGGGCTCCGGCCTGCTCCCCGACCTGACGCAGCACGAGATACAGGCCCTGCGCACGCGCTTCAACCTCGCCGACGCCCACACCCACCAGCGGCAGTCCGCCGCCCAGCGCGGGATCGTCGAGCGCCTCCCCGAGCTGTGGTACGAGGCGGAGAACGGCCTCCAGGCCACCTACGAGCAGCGGTTCACGGAGGCGTTCTTCCGGCTCCACCGGCAGCCCACCGCGCTCGCCAAGGACAAGACCATGCTCTCCTACGCCGCGTCGATATCGACCATGGTCGCCGGCATGTTCCTGAAAAAGCAGCGTATGGATGTCACGCTCATCGAGCCGTGCTTCGACAACCTTTATGACGTGCTGCGGAATATGGACGTCCCGCTGTATCCCATCGACGAAGCGGTGCTGCACGATCCGGATTCCCTCTACGAGCGGCTCAGGCGTCAGGTCCGTACCGACGCGCTGTTCCTCGTCGACCCGAACAACCCCACCGGATTCAGCCTTCTGAAGCACGGCCGCAAGGGGTTCGAAGAAGTCGTGCGTTTCTGCAAGGACCACGACAAACTCCTGCTCATCGACTTCTGTTTCGCCGCCTTCACTCTTTTCGACCCGGAGGTCGCCCGTTTCGACGTGTACGAGCTCCTGGAGAGCTCCGGGGTGCGGTACCTCGCGATCGAGGACACCGGGAAGACCTGGCCGGTGCAGGACGCCAAGTGCGCCATGATCACCGCGAGCGACGACATCCGTGAAGAGGTCTACAACCTCCACACCAGTGTCCTGCTCAACGTCTCGCCGTTCGTGCTGAACATGCTGACGCAGTACGTCGAGGACTCCACGCGCGACGAGCTGGCGTCGGTGCGCCAGGTGCTGGACGAGAACCGCGACGTCGCGCGGAAGGCGCTGGACGGATCGATTCTGCGGTACGAGGAACCGGCCGTGAAGGTCAGCGTGGCCTGGTTCCGCATCGACCACCCCGAGCTCAGGGCCAGCGAACTCCAGCGGCTCCTCTCGGCCGAGGGCGTCTATGTGCTGCCCGGCCGGTACTTCTTCTGGAGCCAGCCGGGGAAGGGGGAGGCGTACGTGCGCCTGGCCCTGGCCCGTGAGCCGGAGCTCTTCGCCGAGGCCATGGTCCGCACACGGGAGGTCCTCGACCGTCATGCCCGGTGA
- a CDS encoding YceI family protein, translating to MSENTAPTRDVGGVPLPTAGVWKVDAGHTEVGFIGRHFMLTKVRGRFTSVDATVEVGERPEDSRVTAVIDMKSVDSGDKTRDDHLRSADFFDVEKFPKATFTSTSVTWQGTTGTMTGDLTIKDVTRPVTLNVDYLGYARDPWDNDRAVFSASGKVNREDWGLTWNMALEAGGILVSKEIELSLDLETIRQV from the coding sequence ATGAGTGAAAACACGGCACCCACCCGCGACGTGGGCGGGGTCCCGCTGCCGACCGCGGGGGTCTGGAAGGTCGACGCCGGTCACACCGAAGTCGGCTTCATAGGGCGGCACTTCATGCTCACCAAGGTCCGCGGGCGCTTCACGTCCGTGGACGCCACGGTCGAGGTGGGGGAGCGGCCCGAGGACAGCCGGGTCACCGCCGTCATCGACATGAAGAGCGTCGACAGCGGCGACAAGACCCGCGACGACCACCTGCGGTCGGCCGACTTCTTCGACGTCGAGAAGTTCCCGAAGGCCACCTTCACCTCCACCTCGGTGACCTGGCAGGGCACCACCGGGACGATGACGGGCGACCTGACGATCAAGGACGTGACGCGCCCCGTCACCCTGAACGTGGACTACCTCGGCTACGCCCGCGACCCGTGGGACAACGACCGCGCGGTGTTCTCGGCCAGCGGCAAGGTCAACCGCGAGGACTGGGGGCTGACCTGGAACATGGCCCTGGAGGCCGGCGGCATCCTGGTGTCCAAGGAGATCGAGCTGAGCCTGGACCTGGAGACGATCAGGCAGGTCTGA
- a CDS encoding rhodanese-like domain-containing protein, which yields MARNITRTEVEEKIKAGKVAVVEALPAEYYEEAHLPGALNLPHDAVDQLAPGLLPDKQADVIVYCSNDTCANSGIAAERLTELGYQNVYKYTEGKQDWIGAGLPTESGA from the coding sequence ATGGCCCGCAACATCACGCGTACCGAGGTCGAAGAGAAGATCAAGGCCGGCAAGGTGGCCGTCGTCGAGGCGCTGCCCGCCGAGTACTACGAGGAGGCGCATCTGCCGGGCGCCCTGAACCTGCCGCACGACGCGGTGGACCAGCTGGCGCCGGGGCTGCTGCCCGACAAGCAGGCGGACGTCATCGTCTACTGCTCCAACGACACCTGCGCGAACTCGGGCATCGCCGCCGAGCGGCTCACCGAGCTCGGCTACCAGAACGTCTACAAGTACACCGAGGGCAAGCAGGACTGGATCGGCGCCGGCCTGCCGACCGAGTCCGGCGCCTGA
- a CDS encoding MarR family winged helix-turn-helix transcriptional regulator gives MNDRGSGLKAWRALLLAHSAAVRAIESDVQRNARIPLTWYDVLLELKGAGPDGLRMNELAERVVLSRTRVSRLVDEMARSGLVRKEQDTTDKRVVWALITDDGRAALRETAPVYLEGIERHFSTHLTDEEAEVIASALLKVSRGGRDELGFR, from the coding sequence GTGAACGACAGGGGAAGCGGACTCAAGGCCTGGCGAGCGCTGCTGCTCGCCCACAGCGCGGCGGTGCGCGCCATCGAAAGCGACGTGCAGCGGAACGCCCGCATCCCCCTGACGTGGTACGACGTCCTTCTTGAGCTGAAGGGCGCCGGCCCGGACGGCCTGCGGATGAACGAGCTGGCCGAGCGCGTCGTCCTCAGCCGCACCCGCGTCAGCCGGCTCGTCGACGAGATGGCGCGCTCGGGCCTGGTCCGCAAGGAGCAGGACACCACGGACAAGCGCGTGGTGTGGGCCCTCATCACCGACGACGGCCGCGCCGCGCTGCGCGAGACGGCCCCCGTCTACCTGGAGGGCATCGAGCGGCACTTCTCCACGCACCTCACGGACGAGGAGGCGGAGGTCATCGCCTCCGCCCTGCTGAAGGTCTCCCGGGGCGGCCGGGACGAGCTCGGCTTCCGCTGA
- a CDS encoding Rmf/CrpP fold protein, with the protein MATRADLVVALKEGRLAFELGERLEDCPYGAGDPLRAAWLRGFAAAREESRAGGEG; encoded by the coding sequence ATGGCGACGCGAGCCGACCTGGTGGTGGCGCTCAAGGAAGGGCGGCTGGCCTTCGAGCTGGGCGAGCGCCTGGAGGACTGTCCTTACGGGGCGGGGGACCCGCTGCGGGCGGCCTGGCTGCGGGGGTTCGCCGCCGCGCGCGAGGAGTCGCGGGCCGGGGGCGAGGGCTGA
- a CDS encoding RidA family protein: MSLERLNPAGLSPPTGFSHAVVATGSRLVLLAGQTALDAEGELLRAGLPEQFERALANLLAALRAAGGAPGDLARVTVYTTDVDGYRAHARELGLRWRRLAGRDYPAMAVIGVVRLWDEDALVELDGLAVLP; the protein is encoded by the coding sequence ATGAGCCTGGAACGCCTCAACCCCGCCGGCCTCTCGCCGCCCACCGGCTTCAGCCACGCCGTCGTCGCCACCGGGTCCCGGCTCGTCCTCCTCGCCGGCCAGACGGCACTGGACGCCGAGGGCGAGCTGCTGCGCGCGGGCCTCCCCGAGCAGTTCGAGCGGGCCCTCGCCAACCTCCTGGCGGCCCTGCGCGCGGCGGGCGGCGCACCCGGTGACCTGGCGCGCGTGACCGTCTACACCACGGACGTCGACGGCTACCGCGCCCACGCGCGCGAACTCGGCCTCCGCTGGCGGCGGCTGGCCGGGCGCGACTACCCGGCCATGGCCGTCATCGGCGTCGTCCGCCTCTGGGACGAGGACGCCCTCGTCGAGCTGGACGGCCTGGCGGTCCTGCCCTGA
- a CDS encoding acyl-CoA dehydrogenase family protein, protein MTTPFALDAEQRAWCAELRGLAAERLRPLAGQGRPGKVNRPLVAALGELGLLARLFPADAPVRAMDLCLLRESLARECTEAETALALQGLGAYPVVQSGTAAQRSRWLPEVVAGRAVAAFALSEPEAGSDAAALRLRAEPDGRGWRLSGGKTWISNAPEADFCTVFARTGEAPGARGVTAFLLPGDRAGLSGTPLDMLSPHPIGSLDFDAVPVGPDDVLGEVGGGFRVAMRTLDLFRPSVGAFAVGMARSALAAAVDHAGRRQAFGGPLKDLQAVSHQLAEMATRTEAAALLVYAAASAYDAGEPGIAGRAAMAKLLATETAQYVVDAAVQIHGARALQRGHLLEHLYREVRAPRVYEGATEVQRTIIAKELYR, encoded by the coding sequence TTGACCACTCCCTTCGCACTCGACGCGGAACAGCGCGCCTGGTGCGCCGAACTGCGCGGCCTCGCCGCCGAGCGGCTGCGCCCGCTGGCCGGTCAGGGGCGGCCCGGCAAGGTCAACAGGCCGCTCGTCGCGGCCCTCGGTGAACTGGGGCTGCTGGCGCGGCTCTTCCCCGCCGACGCGCCCGTAAGGGCCATGGACCTCTGCCTGTTGCGCGAGTCCCTGGCCCGGGAGTGCACGGAGGCCGAGACGGCCCTGGCCCTCCAGGGGCTCGGGGCCTACCCCGTGGTCCAGTCGGGCACCGCCGCGCAGCGCTCCCGCTGGCTGCCCGAGGTCGTCGCGGGCCGCGCGGTCGCGGCCTTCGCGCTCAGCGAGCCGGAGGCGGGGTCCGACGCGGCGGCCCTGCGGCTGCGCGCGGAGCCCGACGGCCGCGGCTGGCGGCTCTCGGGCGGGAAGACCTGGATATCCAACGCCCCCGAGGCCGACTTCTGCACCGTCTTCGCGCGTACCGGCGAGGCCCCCGGGGCCCGGGGCGTCACGGCGTTCCTGCTCCCCGGCGACCGTGCCGGACTCTCCGGCACCCCCCTGGACATGCTCAGCCCGCACCCCATCGGCAGCCTTGACTTCGACGCCGTGCCGGTCGGCCCGGACGACGTGCTCGGCGAGGTGGGCGGCGGCTTCCGCGTCGCCATGCGCACCCTCGACCTGTTCCGGCCGAGCGTCGGCGCCTTCGCCGTCGGCATGGCGCGCTCCGCACTCGCCGCCGCCGTCGACCACGCCGGCCGCCGGCAGGCCTTCGGCGGCCCCCTCAAGGACCTCCAGGCCGTCTCCCACCAGCTCGCCGAGATGGCCACCCGCACGGAGGCCGCGGCCCTCCTCGTCTACGCGGCGGCCTCGGCGTACGACGCCGGGGAGCCCGGCATCGCGGGCCGCGCGGCCATGGCCAAGCTCCTCGCCACCGAGACCGCGCAGTACGTCGTGGACGCCGCCGTGCAGATCCACGGCGCCCGTGCCCTCCAGCGCGGCCACCTGCTGGAACACCTCTACCGGGAGGTGCGCGCCCCACGCGTCTACGAGGGCGCGACGGAGGTCCAGCGCACGATCATCGCGAAGGAGCTGTACCGATGA
- a CDS encoding PaaX family transcriptional regulator C-terminal domain-containing protein has protein sequence MTDQQPLHTPRSLIVTFYGAYGRGSADRPAGRPVPIAALIRLLGAVGVDSPSVRSAVSRLKRRGLLVAEPAPDGAAGYGLSAAARQLLDDGDRRVYGRPAGRETGWLLAVFSVPEEERHKRHLLRSRLARLGFGTAAPGVWIAPAHVHEETRHTLERLELAPYVDLFKGCHLGFEPTVEAVGRWWDLPALARQHRAFLDAHEPVLHRWARRRALPPQDAYRDYLLALDSWRRLPYADPGLPAGLLPGDWPGVRSAKVFAGLHARLREAGARFVEGTLSPARLSP, from the coding sequence GTGACTGACCAGCAACCACTCCATACCCCTCGGTCCCTCATCGTCACTTTCTACGGCGCGTACGGGCGCGGGAGCGCCGACCGTCCGGCCGGCCGCCCGGTGCCGATCGCGGCCCTGATCAGGTTGCTGGGCGCGGTGGGCGTGGACTCGCCGTCGGTGCGGTCCGCGGTCTCCCGGCTCAAACGCCGCGGCCTGCTCGTCGCGGAACCCGCCCCCGACGGCGCGGCGGGCTACGGGCTGTCCGCCGCCGCCCGGCAGTTGCTCGACGACGGCGACCGGCGTGTCTACGGCCGTCCCGCCGGCCGGGAGACCGGGTGGCTGCTGGCCGTCTTCTCGGTGCCCGAGGAGGAGCGGCACAAGCGGCACCTGCTGCGGTCGCGGCTGGCGCGGCTGGGCTTCGGCACGGCGGCGCCCGGGGTGTGGATCGCCCCCGCCCACGTCCACGAGGAGACCCGGCACACGCTCGAACGGCTGGAACTCGCCCCCTACGTGGACCTGTTCAAGGGCTGTCACCTGGGCTTCGAGCCGACCGTCGAGGCCGTCGGCCGCTGGTGGGACCTGCCCGCCCTGGCGCGGCAGCACCGCGCCTTCCTGGACGCCCACGAGCCCGTGCTGCACCGCTGGGCGCGGCGGCGCGCGCTGCCGCCGCAGGACGCCTACCGGGACTACCTGCTGGCGCTGGACTCGTGGCGGCGGCTGCCGTACGCGGATCCGGGGCTGCCGGCGGGGCTGCTCCCGGGGGACTGGCCGGGGGTGCGGTCGGCGAAGGTGTTCGCGGGGCTGCACGCGCGGCTGCGGGAGGCGGGGGCGAGGTTCGTGGAGGGGACCCTGTCCCCCGCCCGCCTCTCCCCGTGA